A region from the Sphingomonas sp. S2-65 genome encodes:
- the hemH gene encoding ferrochelatase, whose product MNPPADHPPIPAARIGVLLVNLGTPDAPDARSVRRYLGEFLSDPRVVEIPQILWQPILRGIILTTRPKKSAHAYSQVWSEQGSPLAAITREKAQALKGAFGDHVVVDYAMRYGNPALIERLDALKAQGCERILLAPLYPQYCAATTATANDMAFAGLARMRWQPALRTLPPYYDDPAYIEALRGSVEEALARLDFTPDAILASFHGMPERTLHLGDPYHCHCRKTGRLLSEALGRELLVTFQSRFGRAKWLEPATDTVLAGLPAKGVKRIAIVAPGFSADCVETLEELSIRGRETFEQAGGTDFAYLPCLNASDRGIDMLKIILRRELAGWV is encoded by the coding sequence ATGAACCCGCCCGCCGATCATCCTCCGATCCCCGCTGCGCGCATCGGCGTGCTGCTGGTCAATCTGGGTACCCCCGACGCGCCCGACGCACGTTCGGTCCGCCGCTATCTCGGCGAGTTCCTTTCGGACCCCCGTGTCGTCGAGATACCGCAGATCCTCTGGCAGCCGATCCTGCGCGGCATCATCCTCACGACGCGTCCTAAGAAATCCGCGCACGCTTATTCGCAAGTATGGAGCGAGCAGGGCTCTCCGCTTGCCGCTATCACTCGGGAAAAGGCGCAGGCGCTGAAGGGCGCGTTCGGCGATCATGTCGTGGTCGATTATGCCATGCGCTACGGCAATCCCGCGCTCATCGAGCGCCTGGATGCCCTCAAGGCACAAGGATGTGAACGCATCCTCCTCGCGCCGCTATATCCTCAATATTGTGCGGCGACGACCGCCACGGCCAACGACATGGCCTTTGCCGGGCTCGCGAGGATGCGCTGGCAGCCCGCATTGCGCACGCTGCCGCCCTATTATGACGATCCCGCCTATATCGAAGCGCTTCGTGGGTCGGTGGAGGAAGCTCTCGCCCGCCTCGATTTCACGCCGGACGCCATCCTGGCCAGCTTCCACGGCATGCCCGAGCGGACCCTCCACCTGGGCGATCCCTATCACTGCCACTGCCGCAAGACCGGGCGCCTCCTTTCGGAAGCGCTGGGCCGCGAACTGCTCGTCACCTTTCAGTCTCGCTTCGGTCGCGCCAAATGGCTCGAGCCGGCCACCGACACCGTCCTCGCGGGACTACCTGCAAAGGGCGTGAAGCGAATCGCGATCGTCGCTCCGGGCTTCTCGGCAGACTGCGTCGAAACCCTCGAGGAACTCTCGATCCGCGGCCGCGAAACCTTCGAACAGGCAGGCGGCACCGACTTTGCCTATCTCCCCTGCCTCAACGCCAGCGACCGCGGCATCGATATGCTGAAGATAATCTTGCGTCGGGAACTTGCAGGCTGGGTCTAG
- the phbB gene encoding acetoacetyl-CoA reductase — MARVAIVTGGTRGIGEAISLALKDLGITVAANYAGNVERAHAFTERTGIQAFQWDVGDFDACAAGVAQVETELGPVDIVVNNAGVTRDGTILKMSRDMWEDVIRINLGGCFNMAHAVFPGMRTRKWGRIVNIGSINGQAGQYGQVNYAAAKSGIHGFTKALAQEGARVGVTVNAIAPGYIDTDMVAAVPADVLEKIVAKIPVGRLGQASEIARGVAFLCSDEAGFVTGSTLSINGGQHMY; from the coding sequence ATGGCACGGGTAGCGATCGTAACCGGCGGCACGCGTGGTATCGGCGAAGCGATCAGCCTGGCGCTGAAGGATCTGGGCATCACCGTCGCGGCGAATTACGCCGGCAACGTCGAGAGAGCGCATGCCTTTACCGAACGGACCGGCATTCAGGCCTTTCAGTGGGACGTGGGTGACTTCGACGCCTGCGCCGCGGGGGTCGCTCAGGTCGAGACCGAGCTGGGTCCGGTGGACATCGTCGTCAACAATGCCGGCGTGACGCGTGACGGAACCATCCTCAAGATGTCGCGCGACATGTGGGAAGACGTGATCCGTATCAATTTGGGCGGTTGCTTCAACATGGCCCATGCGGTGTTCCCGGGCATGCGAACCCGCAAATGGGGGCGGATCGTCAATATTGGCTCGATCAACGGCCAGGCCGGACAATACGGGCAGGTCAATTACGCCGCCGCGAAGTCGGGCATTCACGGCTTCACCAAGGCGCTCGCACAAGAGGGCGCGCGTGTGGGCGTCACCGTGAACGCCATCGCTCCTGGGTATATCGACACCGACATGGTGGCGGCCGTGCCCGCGGATGTGCTGGAGAAAATCGTCGCCAAGATCCCCGTCGGCCGGCTCGGTCAGGCGAGCGAGATCGCCCGGGGCGTTGCGTTCCTATGCTCCGACGAAGCAGGCTTCGTCACAGGCTCGACCCTGTCGATCAACGGTGGCCAGCACATGTACTAA
- a CDS encoding esterase-like activity of phytase family protein has translation MAVSLLLTQTSSTATIRRVLGNRPNMAAHRVVLDPENAGLTQVGALTWLGGVRLTSEDRAFGGFSAMLVEGDRFTLLSDYGNVVRFRMGADWQPRDVAFGDLPGGPETGWAKYERDAESITIDPVSGQTWVGFEWANAIWRFDRALSRPEAHAAPAAMRRWPSGGGPEAMLRLRDSSFLVLSEDGRPRGDAKSPARLGLHFPGDPTDPRQKPAPFLYVPPADYDPVDMAQLPDGRVLVLNRRFSIPDLFTAKLTLIDPRGLQPNQVLRGRQLATLAPPLLHDNYEALAVVREGRDTIVWIASDDNNEVWEQSLLLKFRLRLAD, from the coding sequence GTGGCTGTTAGCCTTCTGCTTACTCAGACGAGTTCCACTGCGACGATCCGCCGGGTGCTAGGCAATCGCCCGAACATGGCCGCGCATCGCGTTGTGCTTGACCCCGAAAACGCCGGCTTGACTCAGGTCGGAGCGCTCACTTGGCTCGGCGGTGTCCGGCTGACCAGCGAGGATCGTGCTTTTGGCGGGTTCTCCGCCATGCTGGTCGAGGGAGATCGCTTCACCTTGCTCAGCGACTACGGCAACGTCGTCCGCTTCCGCATGGGCGCCGACTGGCAGCCGCGCGACGTGGCGTTCGGCGACCTGCCAGGGGGGCCTGAGACCGGCTGGGCAAAATATGAGCGCGATGCCGAATCGATCACGATCGATCCGGTAAGCGGCCAGACATGGGTCGGCTTCGAATGGGCGAATGCTATCTGGCGCTTTGACCGGGCACTGAGCCGGCCGGAAGCGCATGCGGCGCCCGCAGCGATGCGCCGATGGCCGAGCGGCGGCGGGCCTGAGGCGATGTTGCGGCTGCGGGACAGCAGCTTCCTGGTCCTCAGCGAAGACGGGCGCCCCAGGGGCGACGCCAAGTCCCCTGCTCGGCTGGGGCTGCACTTCCCCGGCGATCCGACCGATCCCAGGCAGAAGCCTGCGCCGTTTCTCTACGTGCCGCCTGCAGACTATGATCCGGTGGACATGGCCCAGCTGCCCGATGGCCGCGTCCTAGTGCTGAACCGGCGCTTCTCTATCCCCGACCTGTTCACTGCCAAGCTGACGCTGATCGACCCACGCGGCCTGCAGCCGAACCAAGTTCTGCGCGGGCGCCAACTTGCGACGCTCGCCCCGCCTTTGCTTCACGACAATTACGAAGCGCTCGCCGTCGTTCGTGAGGGCAGGGACACGATCGTCTGGATCGCGTCGGACGACAATAACGAGGTGTGGGAGCAGTCGCTCCTGCTCAAGTTCAGGCTGAGACTGGCTGACTAG
- the rpmB gene encoding 50S ribosomal protein L28, which produces MSRICELTGKGRQVGHNVSHANNKTKRTFLPNLQNVTLLSDALGRSIRLRVSTHGLRSVEHNGGLDNWLLKTSDDDLSLRARRLKREVRKAATGAVEAAA; this is translated from the coding sequence ATGTCGCGCATTTGCGAGCTGACCGGCAAGGGCCGGCAGGTGGGACACAACGTCTCCCACGCCAACAACAAGACCAAGCGTACCTTCCTGCCCAACCTGCAGAACGTGACGCTGCTCTCGGACGCACTGGGCCGCAGCATCCGCCTGCGCGTGTCGACGCACGGCCTGCGTTCGGTTGAGCATAATGGTGGCCTGGACAATTGGCTGCTCAAGACCAGCGACGACGATCTGTCGCTGCGCGCGCGTCGCCTGAAGCGCGAAGTGCGCAAGGCAGCAACTGGCGCCGTGGAAGCCGCCGCCTGA
- a CDS encoding YqaE/Pmp3 family membrane protein — protein sequence MRRTSPGQIAAAALLPPLGVYLVRGGGRDFAVACGLTLLGYLPGVAFALWTVARNDRVQPASA from the coding sequence ATGAGGCGCACGTCTCCGGGCCAGATTGCGGCTGCGGCGCTGTTGCCGCCGCTGGGCGTGTATCTTGTCCGCGGCGGGGGGCGCGACTTCGCGGTGGCGTGCGGCCTGACGCTGCTCGGCTATCTTCCAGGGGTCGCGTTCGCGCTCTGGACAGTGGCGCGGAACGACAGGGTTCAGCCCGCCAGCGCCTGA
- a CDS encoding nucleoside deaminase has product MRAALQAAADAAAAQEVPVGAAIVRAGEILAVAANAPRTLRDPTAHAEILAIREASRLLGRDRLEDCDLWVTLEPCAMCAGAIAHARIARLYWGASDPKGGAVEHGPRFFSQPTCHHRPELYAGIGEAEAGGLLKTFFQARR; this is encoded by the coding sequence ATGCGTGCCGCCCTCCAGGCTGCCGCGGATGCGGCCGCAGCGCAGGAAGTGCCGGTCGGCGCGGCAATCGTGCGGGCGGGCGAGATCCTCGCCGTAGCTGCGAACGCTCCCCGCACGCTCCGCGACCCTACGGCCCATGCCGAAATACTCGCGATTCGCGAAGCATCGCGCCTCCTCGGCCGCGACCGCCTGGAAGATTGCGACTTGTGGGTGACGCTCGAGCCTTGCGCGATGTGCGCTGGGGCCATTGCCCACGCTCGTATTGCGCGCTTGTACTGGGGCGCGAGCGACCCGAAGGGTGGGGCGGTCGAGCACGGGCCACGGTTCTTCTCCCAGCCGACCTGCCACCACCGTCCCGAACTCTACGCCGGTATTGGCGAAGCCGAAGCAGGCGGGCTGCTGAAAACCTTCTTTCAGGCCCGCCGCTAA
- a CDS encoding OmpA family protein, producing MVRKAWLIAGLAASTLTAGCVTDPVTGERRVARSAIGGGVGAIGGYLLGDLVGGRRDRTEKILGAGIGALAGAGIGAYMDRQEQELRRRTAGTDVQVIRQGNDLVLNMPSGITFATNQAAIQPQFRSTLDQVADVLREYRQTYVDVYGHTDSTGSDAYNLDLSERRATAVADYLSGHGVETARLATRGFGESQPIADNATEDGKAANRRVEIKLVPVTQGDLG from the coding sequence ATGGTACGCAAGGCTTGGCTGATCGCAGGACTCGCAGCGTCGACGCTGACGGCGGGATGCGTCACCGATCCGGTGACGGGTGAGCGGCGGGTTGCGCGCTCCGCCATCGGCGGCGGCGTGGGCGCGATAGGCGGGTATCTCCTCGGAGATCTCGTCGGCGGGCGGCGCGATCGAACGGAGAAGATCCTGGGCGCCGGCATCGGTGCGCTCGCCGGAGCGGGGATCGGCGCCTATATGGATCGTCAGGAGCAGGAGTTGCGGCGCCGCACCGCCGGGACGGACGTCCAGGTGATTCGCCAGGGCAACGACCTGGTTCTGAACATGCCGTCGGGAATCACCTTCGCCACGAACCAGGCGGCAATACAGCCGCAGTTCCGTTCGACGCTGGATCAGGTTGCCGACGTGCTGCGGGAATACCGTCAGACCTATGTCGACGTGTACGGGCACACCGATTCCACTGGCAGCGACGCCTACAATCTCGACCTTTCCGAACGGCGCGCAACTGCCGTGGCAGACTATCTGTCGGGGCACGGCGTCGAAACGGCTCGCCTCGCGACGCGGGGATTCGGCGAGTCTCAGCCGATCGCGGACAATGCGACCGAGGATGGCAAGGCCGCCAATCGTCGCGTCGAGATCAAGCTGGTGCCGGTTACGCAGGGAGATCTGGGGTAA
- a CDS encoding hemolysin family protein, which translates to MNAPFPWIDVAIILVLIAVNGLFSMSELAIVSARPARLEGMARTSRGAATAIRLASDPGKFLSTVQIGITLIGIVAGAYSGSSLGTPVAQRLQGLFGLEAETAQTAGIALVIAVTTYASLIVGELVPKQFALRSPEPIAAFMALPMLWLSRITAPVVWLLDRSSALVFRIIGLNRESENRVTAEELHLLVAEASKSGVIEEHERSIISGVVRLADRPVREVMTPRTDVDWLDVALDAAGIREALLQTPHTRLPVAEGSIDSVIGVVQARDIAAALFRGEELDLRRLMRPAPVLPDQVDAMDALGALRRAEVPMGLVHDEYGHFEGIVTPANLLAAIAGEFASDAEPGENPNLIVREDGSYLVSGQMPADALADRIGLELPEDRDYATVAGLALAVLKHLPNEGESFVEQGWIFEIVDMDGRKIDKLLVRQQG; encoded by the coding sequence ATGAACGCTCCCTTTCCCTGGATCGACGTCGCGATCATCCTCGTGCTGATCGCCGTGAACGGCCTCTTTTCGATGTCGGAGCTGGCGATCGTTTCCGCTCGCCCGGCTCGCCTGGAGGGCATGGCGCGCACCAGCCGAGGGGCGGCGACGGCAATCCGGCTCGCTTCGGACCCGGGCAAGTTCCTCTCCACCGTTCAGATCGGGATCACCCTGATCGGGATCGTCGCGGGCGCATATTCCGGTTCCAGCCTGGGCACGCCGGTAGCGCAGCGGCTCCAGGGGCTGTTCGGCCTGGAGGCGGAGACGGCGCAGACTGCCGGCATCGCTTTGGTGATCGCCGTCACCACTTATGCGTCGCTGATCGTCGGAGAGCTGGTTCCCAAGCAGTTCGCGCTCCGATCGCCTGAGCCCATTGCCGCGTTCATGGCGCTGCCGATGCTCTGGCTGAGCCGCATCACCGCGCCGGTGGTCTGGCTGCTGGATCGATCGAGCGCGCTCGTCTTCCGCATCATCGGCCTCAATCGCGAATCGGAAAACCGGGTCACCGCCGAGGAGCTTCACCTGCTCGTCGCCGAAGCCTCCAAGTCGGGCGTGATCGAGGAGCATGAGCGTTCCATCATCTCGGGCGTCGTGCGCCTGGCCGACCGCCCGGTCCGCGAGGTGATGACTCCGCGCACCGATGTCGACTGGCTTGACGTTGCTCTTGACGCTGCGGGCATCCGCGAGGCGCTGCTCCAGACGCCCCACACCCGCCTGCCCGTAGCGGAAGGCTCGATCGATTCGGTGATCGGCGTAGTCCAGGCCCGCGACATCGCCGCCGCACTGTTTCGCGGCGAGGAGCTGGACTTGCGTCGACTGATGCGACCGGCGCCGGTGCTGCCCGACCAGGTCGATGCGATGGACGCTCTCGGCGCGCTGCGCCGTGCCGAAGTTCCGATGGGTCTGGTGCATGACGAATATGGGCATTTCGAGGGAATCGTCACTCCCGCCAACCTGCTCGCCGCCATCGCCGGCGAGTTCGCGTCCGACGCCGAGCCGGGTGAAAATCCGAACCTGATCGTGCGCGAGGACGGTTCGTACCTGGTGTCGGGTCAGATGCCCGCGGATGCGCTCGCCGACCGGATCGGCCTCGAACTCCCCGAGGACCGCGACTATGCGACGGTCGCCGGCCTGGCCCTGGCCGTCCTCAAGCACCTCCCGAACGAAGGCGAGAGCTTCGTCGAGCAGGGCTGGATCTTCGAAATCGTCGACATGGATGGGCGCAAGATCGACAAGCTGCTGGTGCGCCAGCAGGGCTGA
- a CDS encoding DUF4142 domain-containing protein, whose translation MKALLAAAGAAMLLAGCSSTTEADAPMASADPMSPLSAPGYMAMAASSDMFEIESSRLALQRSRNPQVRQFAQMMIDHHTRTTADLMAVARQTGMNPPPPQMLPPQMDAMARLQAAGPMDFDAAYKREQIAAHQQALMLHQNYAAQGDMEPFRMAASRTVPIIQSHLDQAYTLPEYAPAPAPMPAPAGTGERGR comes from the coding sequence ATGAAGGCCCTTTTGGCTGCGGCGGGAGCCGCAATGTTGCTCGCCGGGTGTTCGTCCACCACCGAAGCAGACGCGCCGATGGCTTCGGCCGATCCGATGTCCCCGCTGAGCGCACCGGGCTATATGGCCATGGCCGCGAGTAGCGACATGTTCGAAATCGAATCGAGCCGTCTCGCGCTGCAGCGCTCGCGCAACCCGCAGGTGCGCCAGTTCGCGCAGATGATGATCGACCATCACACCCGCACCACCGCCGACCTGATGGCGGTCGCGCGTCAGACCGGCATGAACCCGCCCCCGCCGCAGATGCTGCCGCCGCAGATGGACGCCATGGCGCGTCTCCAGGCAGCCGGCCCGATGGACTTCGACGCCGCCTACAAGCGTGAGCAGATTGCTGCGCACCAGCAGGCGCTGATGCTCCACCAGAATTACGCGGCTCAAGGTGACATGGAGCCGTTCCGCATGGCCGCGTCGCGCACCGTGCCGATCATCCAGAGCCATCTCGACCAGGCCTATACCCTGCCCGAATACGCGCCGGCTCCCGCGCCGATGCCGGCACCGGCTGGCACCGGTGAGCGGGGCCGTTAA
- a CDS encoding L,D-transpeptidase family protein, translating into MTNLTFARARPVGRVRAPLLALMLAAALPLSPSPAAAQTSPALIDAIEGADASSREIRAFYRSRAFEPLWIRDGMIGPEAATLLTLIETAELDGLNPDNYRPNTLAKALDRALDGSPRDLAKAEMLLSRAFVALARDMQRPREVGMLYNDAELAARRMEADALLNQAVLAPSLRQHLETIGWMNPVYARLRNAAAAEYSGDSPEADLRLVRLNLDRARALPTDMGRRYVLVDAAAARLWMYEDGRVAGSMKVVVGRPDQQTPMMAALIRYASVNPYWNVPPDLVAERIAPNVLQEGAPYLKTKGYQVLSDWSDDAKVVPADQVDWNAAASSAVQLRVRQLPGPSNAMGRVKFMFPNKLGIYLHDTPQKTLLKEETRMFSAGCVRLEDAPRLARWLFGKPVPMGTGKPERRVDLPEPVPVYITYLTTGVEGGRLVLREDVYNRDGVQLASR; encoded by the coding sequence ATGACCAACTTGACCTTTGCGCGCGCTCGGCCCGTCGGCCGGGTGCGCGCACCTTTGCTGGCGCTGATGCTCGCCGCCGCGCTGCCGCTGTCGCCAAGCCCGGCGGCGGCACAGACCTCGCCCGCGCTGATCGACGCGATCGAAGGTGCCGACGCGTCCTCGCGCGAGATCCGCGCCTTTTACCGCAGCCGCGCCTTCGAGCCGTTGTGGATCCGCGACGGCATGATCGGCCCCGAGGCCGCGACGCTGCTGACGCTGATCGAGACCGCCGAACTCGACGGACTGAACCCCGACAACTATCGCCCCAATACGCTCGCCAAGGCGCTCGACCGCGCGCTCGATGGATCGCCGCGTGACCTGGCCAAGGCCGAGATGCTGTTGTCGCGCGCTTTCGTGGCGCTGGCCCGCGACATGCAGCGGCCGCGCGAGGTCGGCATGCTCTACAACGACGCCGAGCTTGCGGCCCGCCGGATGGAAGCCGACGCGCTGCTGAACCAGGCCGTGCTCGCGCCTTCGCTGCGCCAGCACCTCGAAACGATCGGGTGGATGAACCCGGTCTATGCGCGTCTGCGCAACGCCGCCGCGGCCGAGTATAGCGGCGACTCGCCCGAGGCCGATCTGCGTCTGGTCCGGCTCAACCTCGACCGCGCCCGCGCGCTCCCTACGGATATGGGACGGCGTTACGTTCTCGTTGACGCCGCGGCAGCACGCTTGTGGATGTATGAGGATGGCCGCGTCGCCGGCTCCATGAAGGTGGTGGTCGGCCGCCCGGACCAGCAGACGCCGATGATGGCGGCACTGATCCGCTATGCAAGCGTCAACCCGTATTGGAACGTGCCGCCAGACCTGGTGGCCGAGCGGATCGCTCCCAACGTCCTGCAGGAGGGTGCGCCCTACCTGAAGACCAAGGGCTATCAGGTGCTGTCCGACTGGTCGGACGATGCCAAGGTCGTGCCTGCAGACCAGGTCGACTGGAACGCCGCGGCCAGCAGCGCCGTCCAGCTGCGCGTGCGCCAGCTGCCGGGGCCGAGCAATGCGATGGGCCGAGTGAAGTTCATGTTTCCGAACAAGCTTGGCATCTACCTGCACGACACGCCGCAAAAGACGCTGCTGAAGGAAGAGACCCGGATGTTCAGCGCCGGCTGCGTCCGCCTGGAAGACGCGCCCCGCCTGGCGCGCTGGCTGTTCGGCAAGCCGGTTCCCATGGGGACCGGCAAGCCCGAGCGCCGCGTCGACTTGCCCGAACCGGTGCCGGTCTACATCACCTACCTGACCACCGGGGTCGAGGGTGGCCGCCTGGTCCTGCGCGAGGACGTCTACAACCGCGACGGCGTACAGCTCGCCAGCCGCTGA
- the purD gene encoding phosphoribosylamine--glycine ligase — protein MNVLLLGSGGREHALAWKLAQSPLLEKLYAAPGNPGIAQHASLADVAVGDQRAVIDFCLRNSIGFVVIGPEAPLVDGLADNLRTMGIGVFGPSRAAAQLEGSKGFTKDLCKREKIPTAGYVRVQSRDGALASLEDFPLPVVIKADGLAAGKGVTVAFSRDEAEDAVRGIFAVPGGSAVIEEFLEGEEASLFVLTDGTHLMPFGSAQDHKRVGDGDTGPNTGGMGAYSPAPVLTPALEQQAIDEIVRPTVEALARMGSPYCGVLYAGLMLTKQGPKLIEYNVRFGDPECQVLMMRLEDDLLGLMIAAAKGELGSRPAPRFADATALTVVMAANGYPGTAEAGGAINGIAEAEATGARVFQAGTRMEGGQLVASGGRVLNVTATGASVGEAQAAAYRAVDALDFPTGFCRRDIGWREVARKKA, from the coding sequence ATGAACGTCCTGCTATTGGGATCGGGGGGCCGCGAACATGCGCTCGCTTGGAAGCTGGCACAGTCGCCGCTCCTGGAGAAGCTATACGCCGCGCCGGGCAATCCGGGAATAGCGCAGCACGCATCGCTGGCCGATGTCGCGGTCGGCGATCAGCGCGCGGTGATCGATTTCTGCCTGCGCAACTCGATCGGCTTCGTGGTGATCGGGCCGGAAGCGCCGCTGGTCGACGGGCTGGCCGACAATCTGCGCACCATGGGCATCGGCGTGTTCGGGCCGAGCCGGGCGGCCGCGCAGCTGGAAGGGTCGAAGGGCTTCACCAAGGATCTGTGCAAGCGCGAGAAGATCCCGACCGCGGGCTATGTGCGGGTGCAGTCGCGCGATGGGGCGCTCGCCAGCCTGGAGGATTTCCCGCTGCCGGTGGTGATCAAGGCCGATGGCCTGGCAGCCGGCAAGGGCGTGACCGTGGCGTTCAGTCGCGACGAAGCAGAGGACGCGGTGCGCGGCATCTTTGCGGTGCCCGGCGGCAGCGCGGTGATCGAAGAGTTCCTGGAGGGCGAAGAGGCGAGCCTGTTCGTGCTGACCGACGGCACGCACCTGATGCCGTTCGGATCGGCGCAGGACCACAAGCGCGTCGGCGACGGCGACACCGGGCCCAATACCGGCGGCATGGGCGCATATAGCCCTGCCCCGGTGCTGACGCCGGCGCTGGAGCAACAGGCGATCGACGAGATCGTGCGGCCCACGGTGGAGGCGCTGGCGCGGATGGGATCGCCTTATTGCGGCGTGCTCTATGCCGGCCTGATGCTGACGAAGCAGGGCCCCAAGTTGATCGAGTACAATGTCCGCTTCGGCGACCCCGAGTGCCAGGTGCTGATGATGAGGCTGGAGGATGATCTGCTCGGCCTGATGATCGCCGCAGCCAAGGGTGAGCTGGGCAGCCGCCCTGCCCCGCGCTTCGCCGACGCCACGGCGCTCACCGTGGTGATGGCGGCGAACGGCTATCCAGGCACGGCGGAGGCCGGTGGTGCCATCAACGGCATCGCCGAGGCCGAGGCGACGGGCGCGCGGGTCTTCCAGGCGGGTACGCGGATGGAAGGCGGCCAGCTGGTGGCGAGCGGCGGACGCGTGCTCAACGTGACTGCGACCGGCGCCAGCGTCGGCGAAGCCCAGGCCGCGGCGTATCGCGCAGTGGACGCACTGGATTTCCCGACCGGCTTCTGCCGCCGCGACATCGGCTGGCGCGAAGTGGCGCGCAAAAAGGCCTAG
- the xseA gene encoding exodeoxyribonuclease VII large subunit, producing the protein MPDPFVDTSFGRLVAEPVAGDNAPAMSVSELSQRLKRVVEGEFGHVRLRGEISGWKRAASGHAYLCLKDADAVIDGVMWRGAVATIPFAAQDGLEVVATGKLTTYPGRSKYQVVIERMELAGEGALMALFEKLKAKLAGEGLFDAKTKKPLPYMPRTIGVVTSPTGAVIRDILHRLADRFPSHVLVWPVKVQGEGAAAEVARAVRGFDAMPADGPVRRPDLLIVARGGGSIEDLWAFNEEVVVRAVADCTIPVISAVGHETDTSLCDFAADLRAPTPTAAAEMAVPVLADVRHTVATLAHRTDRCVRRYHERAAERLAALVRVLPRRDALLGPQRQRMDDLGARLDRALERRVTVARSQLDRSAGALRPAMLDQRLRAASERLTGIARHLALVHPNRPLEKGYAWVEARGSGKVIGTAEGARAAQAVTLHFQDGPVEARVERSGGKSYTAPKPEQPSLL; encoded by the coding sequence ATGCCCGACCCCTTTGTTGATACTTCGTTCGGGCGGCTCGTAGCCGAGCCGGTCGCCGGGGACAACGCGCCCGCCATGAGCGTGTCCGAACTCTCGCAGCGGCTCAAGCGCGTGGTCGAGGGAGAGTTCGGCCATGTCCGCCTGCGCGGCGAGATTTCGGGGTGGAAGCGTGCCGCCTCGGGCCACGCCTATCTTTGCCTGAAGGACGCCGACGCGGTGATCGACGGGGTGATGTGGCGCGGCGCCGTCGCCACCATCCCGTTCGCCGCACAGGACGGGCTGGAGGTGGTCGCGACCGGCAAGCTCACCACCTATCCGGGCCGCTCCAAATATCAGGTCGTGATCGAGCGCATGGAGCTCGCCGGCGAGGGCGCGCTGATGGCGCTGTTCGAAAAGCTCAAGGCCAAGCTGGCCGGCGAGGGGCTGTTCGACGCCAAGACCAAGAAGCCGCTACCCTACATGCCACGTACCATTGGCGTGGTGACATCCCCCACTGGCGCGGTGATCCGCGACATCCTCCACCGCCTCGCCGATCGCTTCCCCAGTCATGTGCTGGTCTGGCCGGTGAAGGTACAGGGCGAGGGCGCCGCCGCGGAAGTCGCACGCGCCGTCCGCGGCTTCGACGCGATGCCCGCCGATGGACCGGTGCGTCGCCCCGACCTGCTGATCGTCGCGCGTGGCGGCGGCTCGATCGAGGACCTGTGGGCGTTTAACGAGGAAGTGGTGGTGCGCGCGGTCGCGGACTGCACGATCCCCGTCATTTCGGCGGTCGGGCATGAAACCGACACGAGCCTTTGCGATTTCGCCGCCGATCTGCGCGCGCCCACGCCGACCGCGGCGGCCGAAATGGCGGTGCCGGTGCTCGCCGACGTCCGGCACACTGTCGCCACCCTCGCGCATCGTACGGACCGATGCGTCCGCCGCTATCACGAGCGCGCTGCCGAACGCCTTGCGGCATTGGTGCGGGTGCTGCCGCGGCGGGACGCGTTGCTGGGGCCCCAGCGCCAGCGCATGGACGATCTCGGCGCGCGCCTGGACCGCGCGCTCGAGCGCCGCGTCACCGTGGCACGCTCGCAGCTCGATCGTTCGGCGGGAGCGCTTCGCCCGGCGATGCTCGACCAGCGCCTGCGCGCAGCGAGCGAGCGCCTGACCGGCATTGCCCGCCACCTCGCGCTCGTCCATCCCAACCGGCCGCTGGAAAAAGGCTATGCCTGGGTGGAAGCGCGCGGCAGCGGCAAGGTGATCGGCACCGCCGAAGGTGCCCGCGCGGCACAGGCCGTGACGCTCCACTTCCAGGATGGTCCGGTCGAGGCGCGGGTTGAGCGCAGCGGCGGCAAATCCTACACCGCGCCCAAGCCCGAGCAGCCAAGTCTGCTGTAG
- a CDS encoding DUF2093 domain-containing protein, translating to MLMSNASRAARLHYLANSFRVLSPGDHVPCAVSGERIPLDELRYWSVEHQQAYADAQHAAKALAQG from the coding sequence ATGCTGATGTCCAATGCTTCGCGCGCCGCGCGCCTCCATTATCTCGCCAACAGCTTCCGCGTGCTGTCCCCCGGGGACCATGTCCCGTGCGCAGTGAGCGGCGAGCGGATCCCGCTCGACGAGCTCCGCTACTGGAGCGTCGAGCACCAGCAGGCCTATGCCGACGCGCAGCACGCGGCCAAGGCGCTGGCCCAGGGATGA